From Candidatus Nomurabacteria bacterium, one genomic window encodes:
- a CDS encoding FAD:protein FMN transferase yields the protein MQKEFEALGTKWWITIFDETSTETLEAAFGRLEGFTRAYEAKYSRFKPDSLISTLNRERVLEQPDQDCRALLTYGKSLYLRTNTHFNLLTGHILEARGYNATYTFESHEPEKETPGNPITDLLISEEKIELLHGNVDIGGFGKGYLIDELAKILREEFSLQYFLINGGGDMYASSEQEKPIEIYLEHPTKARHFIHRTTLLNQGFAASSPFKRVWQSHDQTYTHIVTNEAAPRVASFIKAGTARDADAFATTALMLSETELATLSQTENFSVARFTPATNQLWQTNSFNT from the coding sequence ATGCAAAAAGAATTCGAAGCCCTCGGCACAAAATGGTGGATCACTATTTTTGATGAGACTTCAACAGAAACCCTCGAGGCGGCCTTCGGCCGCCTCGAGGGTTTTACGCGCGCGTATGAAGCAAAATACTCTCGCTTTAAGCCAGATTCGCTCATTTCCACCCTCAACCGTGAGCGGGTATTGGAGCAGCCAGATCAGGACTGCCGCGCGCTTCTGACGTACGGCAAGTCACTCTATCTGCGCACCAACACGCACTTCAACCTCCTCACCGGCCACATCCTCGAAGCGCGCGGCTACAACGCCACCTACACATTTGAATCGCACGAACCGGAAAAAGAAACACCAGGCAACCCAATCACCGACCTACTTATTTCAGAAGAAAAAATCGAACTGCTCCACGGCAACGTCGACATCGGTGGTTTTGGTAAAGGCTACCTGATCGACGAGCTCGCAAAGATCCTGCGTGAAGAATTTTCACTGCAGTACTTTTTGATCAATGGTGGTGGTGATATGTACGCTTCAAGCGAACAAGAAAAGCCGATCGAGATCTATCTTGAACACCCAACCAAGGCACGTCATTTCATCCATCGCACTACTCTCCTCAATCAAGGCTTCGCGGCCTCAAGTCCTTTTAAGCGTGTCTGGCAAAGCCATGACCAGACCTACACGCACATCGTGACCAATGAAGCCGCACCGCGGGTTGCGTCGTTCATCAAAGCAGGGACAGCGCGCGACGCTGATGCGTTTGCAACCACCGCGCTCATGCTGTCTGAAACTGAGCTTGCCACACTCTCCCAAACAGAAAACTTCAGCGTCGCGCGCTTTACCCCCGCCACCAACCAACTCTGGCAAACCAACTCCTTCAATACTTGA
- a CDS encoding V-type ATP synthase subunit D, protein MAILKVNPTRVSLLRLKKELKTAQKGHKLLKDKRDGLVKKFMAIIHETKALRESVEERLGSAFDSYARASGMASAAALNTAFMVPNAKIDLGVKINSVMSVKIPEFTIEKTGSAFSYGMLETTGDLDNAMVKFDAVFVDILKLAELEKTAENLAEEIEKTRRRVSALENVRIPNLKDTIKFITMQLDERNRDAVVSTMRVKAMIMAKEEVA, encoded by the coding sequence ATGGCGATTTTAAAAGTTAACCCAACTCGCGTCTCGCTCCTTCGGCTCAAGAAGGAGCTCAAGACTGCGCAGAAGGGACATAAGCTACTCAAAGATAAGCGAGATGGACTCGTGAAGAAGTTCATGGCGATCATCCACGAGACCAAGGCACTACGCGAGAGCGTTGAGGAGCGGCTCGGTTCTGCGTTTGACTCATATGCTCGGGCGAGTGGTATGGCGTCTGCTGCAGCACTCAACACCGCCTTCATGGTGCCAAACGCGAAGATCGATCTTGGGGTGAAGATCAACAGCGTAATGTCAGTGAAGATTCCTGAGTTCACGATTGAAAAGACTGGTTCAGCCTTTTCATACGGTATGCTTGAAACGACGGGGGACCTTGACAACGCCATGGTGAAATTCGACGCGGTGTTCGTAGATATCCTGAAGCTCGCGGAGCTTGAGAAGACGGCTGAAAACCTCGCAGAGGAGATCGAGAAGACTCGTCGTCGTGTATCTGCGCTTGAGAACGTTCGTATTCCAAACCTCAAAGACACGATCAAGTTCATCACCATGCAGCTCGATGAGCGCAACCGAGACGCAGTGGTATCGACCATGCGTGTGAAGGCAATGATTATGGCGAAGGAGGAAGTTGCGTAG
- a CDS encoding V-type ATP synthase subunit B, which yields MSNKEYTDISSIAGPLMVVEGVEGVKYEELVEVNVAGESTPRFGKVLDIAKDKAVVQMFASTSGMTAEGTRARFRGETLKLGVSEDMLGRVFNGAGEVADGGPEIVPEQRRDIAGEPINPYSREFPNDFIQTGVSSIDVMNTLVRGQKLPIFSGAGLPHSRLAAQIARQASVKDGSDFAIVFATLGVSFEEAEYFRREFEEAGALERSVLFINTAADPVVERVSTPRMALTTAEYLAFEKGKHVLVILTDLTNYCEALREVSSARKEVPGRRGYPGYLYTDLSTIYERAGRVKGKQGTITQIPILTMPDDDKTHPVPDLTGYITEGQFVVSRELYRKGVFPPVDVQGSLSRLWSAGVGEGKTRADHSALKDQLFASYATGREVRELAVVLGEASLDDTDRAHLKFADAFEREFVGQGEFENRSVEESLDIGWKLLTMLPKTSLKRVKPEQIEQYMPKTAEEVTG from the coding sequence ATGAGTAACAAAGAATACACAGACATTTCTTCAATCGCTGGACCGCTAATGGTGGTAGAGGGGGTAGAAGGAGTGAAGTACGAAGAACTCGTAGAGGTTAATGTGGCCGGAGAAAGCACGCCACGCTTCGGTAAAGTGCTCGACATTGCAAAAGATAAGGCAGTGGTACAGATGTTTGCGTCAACCAGTGGTATGACAGCTGAAGGTACACGCGCTCGCTTCCGTGGTGAAACACTCAAGCTCGGCGTGTCAGAAGACATGCTTGGTCGCGTGTTCAATGGTGCTGGTGAAGTAGCAGACGGTGGCCCAGAGATCGTGCCAGAACAGCGTCGAGATATCGCGGGTGAGCCGATCAATCCATACTCACGCGAATTCCCGAACGACTTCATTCAGACTGGCGTGTCATCAATCGATGTGATGAACACGCTCGTGCGTGGACAGAAGCTTCCGATTTTCTCAGGTGCTGGTCTTCCACACTCACGCCTCGCGGCACAGATCGCGCGTCAGGCATCGGTGAAGGATGGTTCAGACTTTGCGATTGTCTTCGCGACGCTTGGTGTGTCATTTGAGGAAGCAGAATACTTCCGTCGTGAATTCGAAGAGGCAGGAGCGCTCGAGCGTTCAGTGCTCTTCATCAACACGGCAGCTGACCCAGTGGTAGAACGTGTATCAACTCCACGTATGGCACTCACCACAGCTGAGTACCTCGCCTTTGAAAAAGGTAAGCACGTGCTCGTGATCCTCACTGACCTTACCAACTACTGTGAGGCACTTCGTGAAGTGTCTTCAGCTCGTAAGGAAGTGCCAGGACGCCGCGGGTACCCAGGTTACCTCTACACCGACCTTTCAACTATTTACGAGCGAGCAGGACGCGTAAAGGGCAAGCAGGGAACCATCACGCAGATCCCAATCCTTACCATGCCAGACGACGACAAGACTCACCCGGTACCAGACCTCACTGGCTACATTACCGAGGGGCAGTTCGTGGTGTCTCGCGAACTCTACCGTAAGGGTGTATTTCCACCAGTTGACGTACAAGGTTCACTTTCACGACTCTGGTCTGCCGGAGTCGGTGAGGGGAAGACTCGCGCTGATCACTCAGCACTGAAGGACCAGCTCTTTGCGTCATACGCAACTGGTCGTGAAGTACGCGAGCTCGCGGTGGTGCTTGGTGAAGCGTCACTTGATGACACTGACCGCGCACACCTGAAGTTTGCTGATGCCTTCGAACGAGAGTTCGTGGGCCAGGGAGAATTTGAAAACCGTTCAGTAGAAGAATCACTTGATATTGGTTGGAAGTTGCTCACAATGCTACCAAAGACCTCACTCAAGCGTGTGAAGCCAGAACAGATTGAGCAGTACATGCCGAAGACTGCAGAAGAGGTAACTGGATAA
- a CDS encoding V-type ATP synthase subunit A, with protein sequence MKAGEILRVTGPLVRANGMSEAKLYEVVKVSEEKLLGEIIELHGDVAAIQVYEETAGIGPGDVVYRTGRTMSAALAPGLLESIYDGVQRPLKDIQAASGDCYIKRGIEAQPIDLEKKWTFKPVVKVGDTVVEGDVLGEVQETSLIMHKVMVPPGEGGVVASIQSGDFNVTEEIATLTRADESVASIAMLQYWPIRAARPKTSKIFPAEPLRTGGRSIDTFFPIAKGGAGCIPGPFGAGKTVTQQSIAKFCDAEIIVYIGCGERGNEMTEVLDEFPHLIDPNSGEPLMKRTILIANTSNMPVAAREASVYTGITIAEYYRDMGYNVALMADSTSRWAEAMREISGRLEEMPGEEGYPAYLSSRTAEFYERAGIVKTLGSEGRVGSLTVIGAVSPPGGDLSEPVSQATLRVTKTFWSLDADLAYKKHFPSINWLNSYSLYAQNFEGFWKEQIADDFAAVRATAMTLLEKESKLLEIVRLVGMESLSNGDRLILETARMIREDFLFQNAFDKDDAYTPLERQYGILKSIVTIFEAGQSVVAQPEFEFATFTSIPSYSEVARLKEKLEWKKEDYQKFQETVRAEIAALTA encoded by the coding sequence ATCAAAGCAGGAGAGATCCTACGCGTAACCGGTCCGCTCGTTCGTGCCAATGGTATGAGCGAAGCGAAGCTCTACGAGGTGGTAAAAGTATCAGAAGAAAAACTACTCGGTGAGATCATCGAGCTTCACGGCGATGTCGCTGCGATCCAGGTGTACGAAGAAACCGCGGGTATCGGCCCAGGTGATGTGGTGTATCGCACTGGCCGCACGATGTCAGCAGCGCTTGCGCCAGGGCTCCTTGAGTCTATCTACGACGGTGTGCAGCGACCACTGAAGGATATTCAGGCTGCGTCAGGCGATTGTTACATCAAGCGCGGTATCGAAGCACAGCCAATCGACCTCGAAAAGAAGTGGACCTTCAAGCCAGTCGTAAAAGTGGGCGACACCGTAGTAGAAGGTGATGTGCTTGGTGAAGTACAGGAAACTTCGCTCATCATGCACAAGGTCATGGTGCCACCAGGAGAAGGCGGCGTGGTTGCGTCTATCCAAAGTGGTGATTTCAATGTAACCGAAGAGATTGCGACACTCACTCGTGCCGATGAGTCTGTAGCATCGATCGCGATGCTTCAATACTGGCCAATTCGTGCCGCGCGTCCAAAGACGAGCAAGATCTTCCCAGCGGAGCCGCTTCGTACTGGTGGTCGTTCGATCGACACCTTCTTCCCAATCGCCAAGGGTGGTGCCGGCTGTATTCCTGGTCCGTTCGGTGCCGGTAAGACCGTGACCCAGCAGTCTATCGCGAAGTTCTGTGACGCGGAGATCATTGTGTACATTGGTTGTGGTGAGCGTGGAAATGAGATGACTGAAGTGCTCGATGAATTCCCGCACCTCATTGACCCAAACTCTGGCGAGCCGCTCATGAAGCGAACGATCCTTATCGCCAACACGTCAAACATGCCAGTGGCGGCGCGTGAAGCGTCGGTCTATACTGGTATCACGATTGCAGAATACTACCGCGACATGGGTTACAACGTAGCGCTCATGGCTGACTCAACCTCACGTTGGGCAGAAGCGATGCGTGAGATCTCAGGACGCCTCGAAGAAATGCCAGGTGAAGAAGGATACCCAGCGTACCTCTCATCACGGACTGCTGAATTCTACGAACGAGCAGGTATTGTAAAGACACTTGGTAGCGAAGGACGCGTTGGATCACTGACCGTGATCGGTGCGGTGTCGCCTCCAGGTGGAGACCTTTCAGAGCCTGTGTCACAGGCGACACTTCGTGTAACCAAGACCTTCTGGTCACTCGACGCTGACTTAGCATACAAGAAGCACTTCCCATCAATCAACTGGTTGAACTCATACTCACTCTACGCTCAGAACTTTGAGGGATTCTGGAAAGAACAGATCGCAGATGATTTTGCTGCAGTGCGTGCCACCGCTATGACACTCCTTGAAAAGGAATCAAAGCTTCTCGAGATCGTTCGTCTCGTGGGTATGGAGTCACTCTCAAACGGTGACCGACTCATTCTCGAAACGGCTCGTATGATCCGTGAAGACTTCCTCTTCCAGAACGCATTCGATAAGGACGACGCGTACACACCGCTTGAGCGACAGTACGGTATCCTCAAGTCAATCGTGACCATCTTCGAAGCTGGTCAGTCTGTAGTGGCGCAGCCAGAGTTTGAATTTGCAACGTTCACTTCTATCCCAAGCTACAGTGAAGTAGCACGACTTAAGGAGAAGCTTGAGTGGAAGAAGGAGGATTATCAGAAATTCCAGGAAACCGTGCGTGCTGAAATTGCCGCTCTAACCGCCTAA
- a CDS encoding V-type ATPase subunit, which produces MQTSYIYSVSRVNALTQFLLSKTDVERLLVADPGEDLQSALKETYLAPYVLRVPNESVPLAVEQTLIDAKRLIHKLAPKGDMFRIMWVQYDVHNLRVFAKAAAKGLSYEDCKPYLSERGIYQPEYLYAQIEARALASLQIEWQKAYDAAVELSTAGKLDEVDGVFDELYFTTSKRIVDTLGDAFMKTYFATLVDLYNLKSRLRHLKNDVSFSPSFVTGGTFAADAIETEEATLAMFARHGGVEYWKNALEYFTATGNFTQIDARSADCLLAVAKEASYDMFSSASLVLYYLKCRQAAANVRAIVVGKNNGLTVEDIRSNLRLAYVND; this is translated from the coding sequence ATGCAAACCTCGTATATCTACAGTGTAAGTCGAGTGAACGCGTTAACGCAGTTCTTGCTGAGCAAGACTGACGTGGAGCGTCTCTTGGTGGCTGATCCAGGTGAGGATTTGCAGTCTGCGCTGAAGGAAACCTACTTGGCTCCATATGTGCTTCGTGTACCAAACGAAAGCGTACCGCTTGCGGTAGAGCAGACATTGATCGATGCCAAGCGCTTGATCCACAAACTCGCACCAAAGGGTGACATGTTCCGGATCATGTGGGTGCAGTATGATGTGCATAATCTTCGTGTGTTTGCGAAAGCGGCAGCGAAGGGTCTCTCGTACGAGGACTGCAAGCCATATCTCTCTGAGCGCGGTATCTACCAGCCAGAGTATCTCTACGCACAGATCGAAGCGCGAGCACTTGCATCGCTCCAGATCGAATGGCAGAAGGCGTACGACGCAGCGGTAGAGCTTTCAACTGCTGGCAAACTCGATGAGGTAGACGGAGTTTTCGATGAACTCTACTTCACGACCAGCAAGCGCATCGTCGACACGCTTGGTGATGCCTTCATGAAGACCTACTTCGCCACACTCGTTGATCTCTACAATCTCAAGAGTCGACTACGACACCTCAAGAACGACGTGAGTTTCTCACCGTCATTTGTGACTGGTGGTACGTTTGCGGCTGACGCGATCGAGACAGAAGAAGCGACACTGGCGATGTTTGCGCGTCACGGTGGAGTGGAGTACTGGAAGAATGCGCTTGAGTACTTTACGGCAACGGGCAACTTCACACAGATCGACGCTCGAAGCGCTGACTGTCTACTTGCGGTAGCGAAAGAGGCGAGCTACGACATGTTCTCGTCAGCGTCATTGGTGCTGTATTACCTCAAGTGTCGCCAAGCTGCAGCCAATGTGCGTGCGATCGTGGTAGGGAAGAATAACGGTCTCACCGTGGAGGATATTCGATCTAATTTACGACTTGCGTATGTCAACGACTAA
- a CDS encoding V-type ATP synthase subunit K produces MESLTGIVLVFVGAAITAILGFLGSVVGMGYAGQAAAGVVGEKPTLFGKMLLMQALPGSQGIYGLVGAFLILNFSGVLGNDGTLVISTATGLMYLVAGLPIAIAGLLSGIYQGIVAASGISLIAKDEANTGRAVTLAAMVETWAIFGVLISFILLISITN; encoded by the coding sequence ATGGAATCATTAACAGGAATTGTACTCGTATTCGTTGGAGCAGCGATCACTGCTATCCTCGGATTTCTCGGGTCAGTAGTAGGTATGGGATACGCTGGTCAGGCAGCGGCTGGAGTAGTAGGCGAGAAGCCAACACTCTTCGGTAAGATGCTGCTTATGCAGGCGCTTCCTGGTTCACAGGGAATTTACGGCCTCGTAGGTGCCTTCCTTATCCTCAACTTCTCAGGTGTACTCGGCAACGACGGTACGCTCGTGATCTCAACTGCAACCGGTCTTATGTACCTCGTGGCAGGTCTTCCGATCGCGATCGCTGGTCTGCTTTCAGGTATCTACCAGGGTATCGTAGCTGCGTCAGGTATTTCACTGATCGCAAAAGACGAAGCGAACACTGGTCGCGCAGTAACCCTCGCAGCGATGGTGGAAACATGGGCTATCTTCGGTGTGCTCATCAGCTTCATCTTGCTTATCTCAATTACTAACTAA
- a CDS encoding V-type ATP synthase subunit I: protein MAVVPMQKVRLVVHGTQVDAALDLIQRSGAVEFRATKLADTTEPELYFPHAQLLPRVQHAVQWLAPYAPEVGAWQKLREGTRAELTEEAVAKQLADTDVVASVADDLERLQVEFAETEERVRVLEEKRDLFAEWKKLPIKLSDLATMRTVTFLLKGHQATDKHPLKEMVANLCESEGTAHVITEISVQQIALTIANDPDLVTKAKGILEAADAEVITLPEGIETVEVELTAVEEQLAKAKGDLALLHDQAEHFAITHYKTLRVASEVLAWQRDRFAVVDDAAATRYTVVFDGWLMADHRTAIEAAFAEKGIAAAFAEVPLEDGEEPPVEIRNTGIAQPFEAVTRLYGMPGYSDLDPTAYLAAFFFLFFGMSLTDVGYGLALVLVTGFLLLFAKLSKATRSFAKLLFYVGIATVFVGALFGGYFGIAIDQLPAPLQAIALFDPIGNPLPVFYLALGLGVFQVMVGMMLKIYSEYRNGRLMDGVLDQGPWLFMFVVGILYLCTTLAESGAVTSEFFSMIIGVLAFLSASQLSNLALVAVALILLGSGRNGTGIVGKIISALAGLYAGVGHFSDILSYSRLLALGLATSALAFAVNLIAGMVSGVPYVGFIFTATILFIGHAFTLAINTLGAFVHSARLQFVEFFGKFIAGTGKEFSPLKRSEDYITIKDD from the coding sequence ATGGCAGTAGTTCCCATGCAGAAGGTGCGTTTAGTAGTACATGGTACTCAGGTAGACGCGGCACTCGATCTCATTCAGCGCTCGGGCGCGGTGGAGTTTCGTGCGACCAAGCTAGCAGATACTACTGAGCCAGAGCTCTACTTCCCGCATGCGCAGCTTTTGCCACGCGTACAGCACGCCGTACAGTGGCTTGCGCCGTACGCGCCAGAAGTAGGAGCGTGGCAAAAGCTGCGCGAAGGAACTCGAGCTGAACTCACTGAAGAAGCAGTCGCGAAGCAATTGGCAGACACTGATGTGGTCGCATCGGTTGCCGACGATCTCGAAAGGCTTCAGGTTGAATTTGCAGAGACTGAAGAGCGAGTGCGTGTGCTTGAGGAAAAGCGTGATCTGTTTGCAGAATGGAAGAAACTTCCAATTAAGCTATCTGATCTCGCAACTATGCGTACCGTGACCTTCCTCTTGAAGGGTCATCAGGCAACCGACAAACATCCGCTCAAGGAGATGGTGGCTAATTTGTGTGAGAGTGAAGGCACTGCACACGTCATCACCGAAATATCAGTCCAGCAGATCGCACTGACGATCGCGAATGATCCTGACCTTGTCACGAAAGCGAAGGGGATTCTCGAGGCTGCTGATGCAGAAGTGATTACACTGCCAGAAGGAATTGAAACAGTCGAAGTAGAACTCACCGCAGTTGAAGAACAGCTTGCAAAAGCCAAGGGTGACCTTGCGCTCCTGCATGACCAAGCAGAACATTTTGCGATCACGCACTACAAGACCCTTCGGGTTGCGTCAGAGGTGCTCGCGTGGCAGCGGGACCGCTTTGCGGTAGTCGATGATGCAGCAGCGACTCGCTACACTGTGGTATTTGATGGCTGGCTCATGGCTGATCATCGCACGGCGATCGAAGCAGCATTTGCAGAAAAGGGCATTGCGGCCGCTTTTGCCGAAGTACCGCTCGAAGACGGTGAAGAGCCACCGGTAGAAATTCGCAACACTGGTATCGCGCAACCGTTTGAAGCGGTGACTCGTCTCTACGGTATGCCGGGTTACTCTGATCTCGACCCGACTGCGTATCTCGCTGCATTTTTCTTCCTCTTCTTTGGTATGTCACTGACTGACGTTGGATATGGTCTTGCGCTTGTGCTCGTCACTGGTTTTCTTTTGCTATTTGCGAAGCTTTCAAAGGCGACTCGTTCGTTTGCAAAGCTTCTTTTCTATGTTGGTATTGCGACCGTCTTTGTGGGCGCACTCTTTGGTGGGTACTTTGGTATCGCGATCGATCAGCTTCCTGCGCCACTGCAGGCAATTGCACTCTTTGACCCGATCGGCAATCCACTGCCAGTGTTCTATCTTGCGCTTGGCCTCGGTGTCTTCCAGGTAATGGTTGGTATGATGCTCAAGATCTACAGCGAGTACCGCAATGGTCGCTTGATGGATGGTGTTCTTGATCAGGGCCCATGGCTCTTTATGTTTGTAGTCGGTATCTTGTATCTCTGCACGACCTTGGCTGAATCTGGTGCGGTCACAAGTGAATTTTTCTCAATGATCATTGGCGTGCTCGCTTTCCTAAGTGCATCGCAATTGTCTAATCTTGCATTGGTGGCTGTGGCTCTCATCCTACTTGGTAGCGGCCGCAACGGTACCGGTATTGTCGGTAAGATCATCTCAGCGCTCGCTGGTCTCTATGCTGGAGTTGGTCACTTCTCAGACATTCTTTCATACTCACGTCTCTTGGCGCTTGGTCTTGCAACTTCTGCGCTTGCCTTCGCGGTCAATCTTATTGCTGGCATGGTTTCTGGTGTGCCGTACGTTGGCTTCATCTTTACAGCAACTATTCTCTTCATTGGACACGCGTTTACACTTGCGATCAACACGCTCGGTGCTTTCGTGCACAGCGCTCGTCTCCAATTCGTCGAGTTCTTCGGTAAATTCATCGCCGGAACTGGTAAAGAATTCTCTCCTCTCAAACGCTCAGAAGATTACATTACGATCAAAGACGATTGA
- a CDS encoding DUF393 domain-containing protein — MFRKQPKPKVSIYYDGGCGFCARGVELLVKWCMIRTEQIAPGCSDAAVFALMQAEDSWVVVNEKGEMFIAFAAGVEAARHSPLLGWLTPLARFSFVQKMGNRFYHWVARNRYRIWLPGLPKRISTQKLVQDGKQNKCSEY; from the coding sequence ATGTTCAGAAAACAACCAAAACCAAAAGTGTCGATCTACTACGACGGAGGTTGTGGGTTTTGTGCTCGTGGTGTCGAATTGTTGGTGAAGTGGTGCATGATCCGTACCGAACAGATCGCACCAGGTTGTTCAGATGCAGCTGTGTTTGCGCTCATGCAAGCGGAAGACTCTTGGGTGGTAGTCAATGAAAAGGGTGAGATGTTTATCGCGTTTGCAGCTGGAGTAGAAGCCGCAAGACACTCACCGCTTTTAGGGTGGCTTACGCCACTGGCTAGATTTTCTTTTGTGCAAAAGATGGGCAACCGTTTTTATCACTGGGTCGCACGCAATCGTTACCGGATCTGGCTTCCCGGTTTACCCAAACGGATTTCCACCCAAAAACTTGTTCAGGATGGCAAGCAAAATAAATGCTCCGAGTACTAG
- a CDS encoding glycoside hydrolase family 15 protein gives MARAVTIGNGNLLVGLDGRGQVRDLYYPFVGEANHVSGASGNYVHRIGVFVDGHISWLDDPGWKVSVGSEEGTCIGSLFAENLELGISISSRDAVHNEQNIFLRHFTVHNHRSETRMVKLFLSQQFRIFESQRGDTGFYDPRVNAIIHYKGDTTILVNAMSGKQQFQEYNIGLFGIEGREGTYLDAVDGVLECNPIEHGSVDSVLGLSFQIAGQSSNDAYYWVVFGKSIAEVHMLDEHVLTEEPERLIASTEAYWHAWLEKEQTDLSLLSAELQTLYRRSLLVMRVHTDNRGGIIASSDTDMLHHGRDTYSYVWPRDAAVIAHAFDVAGYRDVSRRFFEFIAERLDPSGYLMHKYRSDGALGSSWHPWIINGEPRLPIQEDETATVVFMLWEHYERYHDVEFIESMYNKFIEPAAEFMCEYIESLTGLPQASFDLWEEKYGTSTYTAASVYGGLMAAAKFANTLGKDEASRTYQAVAQRMQRAIGDVLFDEQKGVFMKHVLHTSDGDLEFDRTLDTSSLYGLQLFRVFDSEDEKMERMCKAVLANLQVKGNSEGFVRYEGDAYYQQQDAGSPNPWVITTLWVARYYIEKAEKLKDLKYPLELLQWTASHANHGGLLAEQMHPDTRQQLSTSPLVWSHAEFVLAVRAYLDRVEAINEQK, from the coding sequence ATGGCACGAGCGGTCACAATTGGAAACGGCAACCTCTTGGTCGGCCTTGATGGTCGCGGGCAAGTTCGTGATCTGTACTACCCATTTGTTGGGGAAGCAAATCACGTGAGTGGTGCTAGTGGGAATTACGTGCATCGCATTGGTGTGTTTGTTGATGGTCATATTTCTTGGTTGGATGATCCAGGTTGGAAGGTTAGTGTTGGATCAGAAGAGGGTACTTGTATTGGTTCTCTGTTTGCGGAGAATCTTGAATTAGGCATTTCGATCTCTAGTCGAGATGCGGTACATAATGAACAGAACATCTTTTTGCGACATTTTACCGTTCACAACCACCGCAGTGAAACTCGAATGGTAAAGCTTTTTCTTTCGCAGCAATTTCGTATATTTGAATCGCAACGAGGTGACACTGGTTTCTACGATCCACGTGTAAATGCGATCATTCACTACAAGGGTGATACGACGATCTTGGTAAACGCGATGAGTGGTAAACAACAGTTCCAAGAGTACAACATTGGATTGTTTGGTATCGAAGGAAGGGAGGGGACGTATCTTGATGCGGTAGATGGTGTTTTGGAGTGTAATCCGATCGAGCACGGTTCGGTTGATTCAGTACTGGGGCTTAGTTTTCAGATAGCAGGACAGTCCTCAAATGATGCGTACTACTGGGTCGTATTTGGTAAATCGATTGCAGAGGTACATATGCTTGATGAGCATGTACTGACCGAAGAACCAGAGCGTCTGATCGCTTCGACTGAAGCCTACTGGCATGCGTGGCTTGAAAAGGAACAGACCGATCTATCACTCTTGTCAGCCGAACTTCAGACACTGTACCGACGGTCGTTGCTTGTTATGCGGGTACATACCGACAATCGAGGTGGGATTATCGCATCAAGCGATACCGATATGTTGCATCATGGTCGTGACACATACAGCTATGTCTGGCCACGGGATGCAGCAGTGATCGCACACGCCTTTGACGTGGCAGGGTATCGAGATGTCTCTCGACGGTTCTTTGAATTCATTGCTGAACGTCTCGATCCAAGTGGATACTTAATGCACAAGTATCGGAGTGATGGCGCCCTTGGTAGTTCGTGGCATCCTTGGATCATCAATGGTGAACCAAGATTACCTATCCAAGAAGATGAGACCGCAACAGTCGTCTTTATGCTGTGGGAGCACTATGAGCGCTATCATGATGTTGAATTTATTGAATCGATGTACAACAAGTTCATCGAGCCGGCTGCTGAGTTTATGTGTGAGTATATTGAGTCGCTGACGGGATTGCCGCAAGCTTCATTTGATCTGTGGGAAGAGAAGTACGGTACTTCTACGTACACCGCCGCTTCAGTATATGGCGGCCTCATGGCAGCAGCAAAGTTTGCAAATACGCTTGGAAAGGACGAAGCATCTCGTACCTATCAGGCAGTTGCACAGCGCATGCAGCGAGCGATCGGAGATGTGCTGTTTGATGAGCAGAAGGGTGTGTTTATGAAGCATGTGCTGCACACCTCTGATGGTGACTTGGAGTTTGATCGTACACTCGATACGAGTAGTTTGTACGGACTCCAACTCTTCCGTGTATTTGATAGCGAAGATGAAAAGATGGAACGGATGTGCAAAGCGGTCTTGGCTAATCTGCAGGTGAAAGGCAATAGCGAAGGCTTTGTGCGGTACGAAGGTGATGCGTACTATCAACAACAAGATGCTGGTAGCCCTAATCCGTGGGTGATCACTACACTGTGGGTGGCACGATACTACATTGAAAAGGCTGAGAAACTAAAGGACTTGAAGTATCCACTTGAGTTGTTGCAGTGGACGGCTTCTCATGCAAACCATGGCGGTCTCTTAGCTGAGCAGATGCATCCTGATACGAGACAACAGCTGTCTACCTCGCCTCTAGTATGGAGTCATGCAGAGTTTGTGCTCGCGGTGCGAGCATACCTGGATCGCGTCGAAGCGATCAACGAACAGAAGTAA